The Pseudorasbora parva isolate DD20220531a chromosome 16, ASM2467924v1, whole genome shotgun sequence genome includes a region encoding these proteins:
- the gabpb1 gene encoding GA-binding protein subunit beta-1 isoform X2 — MSLVDLGKKLLEAARAGQDDEVRILMANGAPFTTDWLGTSPLHLSAQFGHYSTTEVLLRAGVSRDARTKVDRTPLHMAASEGHTRIVELLLKHGADVNAKDMLKMSALHWAVEHRHSDVVELLLRFGADVHSQSKFCKNALDIALDNSSHELAEILQVAMQNQINTNPESPDTLTIHTPQFIIGPAGMVNLGLVSPGNGSKPTDELITADTVDGAIQQVVSSGGQQVITIVTDGIQLGNLQTGTGLSQPIIVTMPDGQQVLTVSDTEVAEETVISDEPCVKRQRVKEEDEDQTIETQDLQIQQTLDDFQEKVALLKQLEEANREAQRYRQQFLKKEQEAEAYRQKLEAITRQSAKKAS; from the exons ATGTCTCTGGTGGATTTGGGGAAGAAGCTCCTGGAAGCGGCTCGAGCCGGTCAGGACGACGAGGTCCGAATCCTGATGGCCAACGGAGCTCCATTCACCACCGactgg cTGGGCACGTCTCCGCTGCACCTGTCGGCCCAGTTCGGCCATTACTCCACCACAGAGGTTCTGCTTCGGGCCGGAGTGAGCCGAGACGCCCGCACTAAAGTGGACCGAACGCCGCTGCATATGGCGGCCTCAGAGGGACACACTCGCATCGTGGAGCTGCTGCTGAAG CACGGCGCGGATGTGAATGCGAAGGACATGCTGAAGATGAGCGCGCTGCACTGGGCGGTGGAGCACAGGCACTCAGATGTGGTGGAGCTCCTGCTGCGCTTCGGCGCCGACGTCCATTCGCAGAGCAAGTTCTGCAAAAACGCGCTGGACATCGCACTGGACAACAGCAGCCACGAGCTGGCCGAGATCCTGCAG GTGGCGATGCAGAACCAGATCAACACAAACCCGGAGAGTCCCGACACGCTGACCATACACACTCCGCAGTTCATCATCGGGCCGGCAGGAATGGTCAACCTCGGGCTCGTCTCGCCCGGAAACGGCAGCAAACCCACAG ACGAACTCATCACTGCAGACACGGTGGATGGGGCCATACAGCAGGTCGTGAGCTCCGGAGGTCAGCAGGTCATCACCATAGTAACAGACGGCATTCAGCTAGGCAACTTGCAGACGGGCACAGGCCTCAGCCAGCCCATAATAGTCACCATGCCTGACGGGCAGCAGG TGCTGACGGTGTCGGACACAGAGGTCGCAGAGGAAACGGTGATTAGCGACGAGCCGTGTGTTAAACGTCAGCGTGTGAAGGAGGAGGACGAGGATCAGACGATAGAAACACAAGACCTACAGATCCAGCAAACACTGGACGACTTCCAG GAGAAAGTGGCTCTTCTGAAGCAGCTGGAGGAGGCGAACCGTGAGGCGCAGAGATACAGACAACAGTTCCTGAAGAAGGAACAGGAAGCAGAAGCGTACAGACAGAAGCTGGAGGCCATTACACGGCAGAGCGCCAAGAAGGCCTCAtga
- the gabpb1 gene encoding GA-binding protein subunit beta-1 isoform X1: MSLVDLGKKLLEAARAGQDDEVRILMANGAPFTTDWQLGTSPLHLSAQFGHYSTTEVLLRAGVSRDARTKVDRTPLHMAASEGHTRIVELLLKHGADVNAKDMLKMSALHWAVEHRHSDVVELLLRFGADVHSQSKFCKNALDIALDNSSHELAEILQVAMQNQINTNPESPDTLTIHTPQFIIGPAGMVNLGLVSPGNGSKPTDELITADTVDGAIQQVVSSGGQQVITIVTDGIQLGNLQTGTGLSQPIIVTMPDGQQVLTVSDTEVAEETVISDEPCVKRQRVKEEDEDQTIETQDLQIQQTLDDFQEKVALLKQLEEANREAQRYRQQFLKKEQEAEAYRQKLEAITRQSAKKAS, encoded by the exons ATGTCTCTGGTGGATTTGGGGAAGAAGCTCCTGGAAGCGGCTCGAGCCGGTCAGGACGACGAGGTCCGAATCCTGATGGCCAACGGAGCTCCATTCACCACCGactgg cagcTGGGCACGTCTCCGCTGCACCTGTCGGCCCAGTTCGGCCATTACTCCACCACAGAGGTTCTGCTTCGGGCCGGAGTGAGCCGAGACGCCCGCACTAAAGTGGACCGAACGCCGCTGCATATGGCGGCCTCAGAGGGACACACTCGCATCGTGGAGCTGCTGCTGAAG CACGGCGCGGATGTGAATGCGAAGGACATGCTGAAGATGAGCGCGCTGCACTGGGCGGTGGAGCACAGGCACTCAGATGTGGTGGAGCTCCTGCTGCGCTTCGGCGCCGACGTCCATTCGCAGAGCAAGTTCTGCAAAAACGCGCTGGACATCGCACTGGACAACAGCAGCCACGAGCTGGCCGAGATCCTGCAG GTGGCGATGCAGAACCAGATCAACACAAACCCGGAGAGTCCCGACACGCTGACCATACACACTCCGCAGTTCATCATCGGGCCGGCAGGAATGGTCAACCTCGGGCTCGTCTCGCCCGGAAACGGCAGCAAACCCACAG ACGAACTCATCACTGCAGACACGGTGGATGGGGCCATACAGCAGGTCGTGAGCTCCGGAGGTCAGCAGGTCATCACCATAGTAACAGACGGCATTCAGCTAGGCAACTTGCAGACGGGCACAGGCCTCAGCCAGCCCATAATAGTCACCATGCCTGACGGGCAGCAGG TGCTGACGGTGTCGGACACAGAGGTCGCAGAGGAAACGGTGATTAGCGACGAGCCGTGTGTTAAACGTCAGCGTGTGAAGGAGGAGGACGAGGATCAGACGATAGAAACACAAGACCTACAGATCCAGCAAACACTGGACGACTTCCAG GAGAAAGTGGCTCTTCTGAAGCAGCTGGAGGAGGCGAACCGTGAGGCGCAGAGATACAGACAACAGTTCCTGAAGAAGGAACAGGAAGCAGAAGCGTACAGACAGAAGCTGGAGGCCATTACACGGCAGAGCGCCAAGAAGGCCTCAtga